The genomic stretch TAATAGAGCGTTTTTTCGCTGCGATCTCATCCAGGCCGGGCTCGGTTCGCTCGTGATGAACAGAAATGAATTCTTTCGCCCGGGTTTTGACTTCTTTTTCCGTAATCGGAGCCAGCCCGCCAACCGCTTCCGCCATCGCCCTGATGTGATTCGGCGTTGTGCCGCAGCAGCCGCCGATAATCCGCGCACCTTGCTTACGGAATTCTGACGCGCTGTTTTGAAAATACGTGTCGTCTGTTTCATAGACGAGCCGTCCCTCTTCAAGCGAAGGAAGACTGCTGTTCGGATAAACGGATAAGAATACGTCATCAAAAATCGGCACTTCGCTTAGCGCTTCAATCATGTGATAAGGGCCGAGGCGGCAGTTAATGCCGACAATATCAGCTCCGAGATCCGCAATCGAGCGCAATGCGTCAGAAAGCGGCGTTCCGTCCTGCAATACGCCTTGCTCGTGCATGGAGACATTGAGCATAATCGGAAGATCAGTCTCTTTGCGCGCGATTTTCAGCACTTCACGGGCTTCTTCCAAATCATAATATGTTTCTAACAGCAAGCCATCCGGCTCTTCATGCAGCAGCAGATACAGCTGCTCGCGGAAGCTGCGCTTAATTTCGTCAAGACTGTATGCGTTTTTATTAAATGTGCGTATGCCGCCCATCGTTCCAAGCACGTATGCATCGCCTGCTGAAGCCCGCGCGATCTTTACGGCCTCCTGATTCATTTTTTTGATGTCATCCTCAAGCCCGTGTCTGGATAATTTAATATAGTTGGCTCCGTACGTATTCGTTTGAATAATGTTGGCTCCCGCTTCAACGTACGCTTTATGTATGCGCTGAATTTCCTCCGGCTTTGAAATATTGAGCTCCTCAAAACACCTGTCAATGCCATAGGAGTAGAGGAGCGTCCCCATGGCGCCGTCACCGATTAACACCTGTCTTTGCAAATCTTCTAAAAGTCCCATTGTCTGCCTCCTTTATTCACATCAGCAAGGAAAAAAGAGAAATAAAAAAAGTCCTCTTAAGAAGAAGACTTTGTCAGTGATTTTGTCTCTTCTTATCTTCCAAGCTGTTCGAGCTTGCTGGATTTAGCACCTTGGTCATGGCTGATCGCCATTACACCGGTTGCTGAAGCTTCGTCGGGCCAGTCCCTCTGCTTCTCTTGATAAGAACGGATATGAAATTTTCGTGTCAGGAAGTGCCAAAAGATATCTGGCGTTTTTCCCTTTCTCCAAATTTACCGAAAATAAAGACAATAATCAATAGGAATCAGAAAATTTATCTGAAATTTATAAATTGAACGTCAATTGGCAGATCTGCTCCCCGTACAGCTGAGATAATCTGCTGCAGGTCATCTTTGTTTTTTCCGGTGACACGCACTTGATCATCCTGCACCTGAGACTTTACTTTCAGTCCGGAGTTTTTGATGATCGTATTGATTTTTTTTGCGTTGTCCTTGTCAATGCCTTGAACAAGCTTTGCACGCTGGCGCACCGTTCCGCCTGACGCGTTTTCAACCTTGCCGTAATCAATGTTTTTTGTCGGTACGTTTCGTTTAATCAATTTGCTGACCAGCACATCTTTCAGCTGGCTTAATTTGAATTCGTCATCGGAAACGAGGACCAGCTCCTCTTTATCTAAAGAAATGTCGCTTTTGCTGCCTTTAAAGTCATATCGGGTACTGATTTCCTTCAGTGCGATTTGGATTGCGTTTTGCACTTCAGGCAATTCCACCTTGGATACAATATCAAATGAACTTTCTTTTGCCATATGAAAACCTCCATAACATTTAACTTATGTGTTGATTATAGTAGAATAAAGAGAAACTTCCAACAGAACAAAGAATCAATTTGTGATGATTGGAAAAAATGTTAACAAAATCCGCAGAGAATAAGCGGAACAGGAAGGACGATAGCATGAGACCAGGGCAGCAATTAACCTTGAGTATAGATCACCAAACCGACTTCGGTTACTTTTTAACCGATGGGGAAGATACGATTCTCTTACATAACAGTGAAATGACTGAGGATATCGAGGACAGAGACGAAGTAGAAGTCTTTATATACGTAGACCAGCAGGAAAGGCTTGCGGCCACGATGAAAATTCCGATCATCAGCGCGGATGAATATGGCTGGGTTGAAGTGGTGGATAAAGTGGAAGATATGGGCGTTTTCGTTGATGTCGGTTTATCGAAGGACGCACTAGTCGCAACTGAGCATTTGCCGCCGTACGAAGATGTCTGGCCGCAAAAAGGGGACAAACTTTACTGTATGCTGAAGGTGACGAACCGGGGGCGCATGTTTGCGAAACCAGCGCCGGAAGATATCATCAGCGAACTGTTTACCGACGCTTCAGAAGATCTGATGAATAAAGAGCTGACAGGTACGGTGTACAGGCTGATCGCATCGGGTTCATTCGTGATCACGGATGACGGTATCCGCTGTTTTATTCACCCGTCAGAAAGAAAAGAGGAGCCAAGACTGGGTTCAAGAGTCACAGGCCGGGTGATTCAAGTGAAAGAAGACGGTTCAGTCAACTTGTCGCTGCTTCCGAGAAAACAGGATGCAATGTCAGTTGATGCTGAGTGCATTCTAACGTATATGAGAATGAGAAACGGTGCCATGCCGTACAGTGACAAAAGCCAGCCTGACGATATCAGAGAACGTTTTAATATGAGCAAAGCCGCCTTTAAACGCGCGCTGGGCCATTTGATGAAAAACGGAAAAGTGTATCAGGAAAATGGATGGACATACGAGAAAAAATAGCATGAAAACGGCTCGCCTGCAGCAGACTGCGGAGCGAGCCGTTTTTTTATGTCTAGTTTAATTCATCAACCAGCGTTCTGATTGCCATTTCGCGATCCACATTGTCTGAAATCGCAATCGGCGTAATATCAATGGCGAGAATGATCAGAATCAGGGCACCTGCTGCAGCAACATAAGAAACATAATAGAAATAGTTAGCGGTATCAACAGTGTTGACAAGCTCGGCCTGAACTCTGGATGTATCATCCTTAGAAGCGGCGATTTCCTTTGCAGCTTCTACTTTTTCTTCAACGATTTGACCTGCTTTTTTCAGCAGTTCATCCACTTTCAATGCATCTTTGCTGTAAACAGCTTTCTTCAGGTTATCAAAAAAGTCAGCATCCTCTTTTTTAATATCAGCGACAACCTGATTGGCAAAAGCCTTTGCCTGTTTTGTGTTGAGTTTGTCTGTCATCGCTTTATTAAAGACCTCTGGAAGCTGTTTGCCAACTTCCCCTTGGGCAAACACAAAGCCTTTAAAAATTTCCTCACCTGAATACTCAAGCTGCTTTGCCTGTGCCACACTTTCTTGCTGCTTCACCAAAAACACAGTCGTCACCAATACAACCGACAAAAATACTAGAAACGCCTTCTTCAAACTGAAACCTCTCCCTTCTTGTGTTTTTTATTCCACAACAGTCTGCGAATATATGTAAATTGAATCGTGGAATCGATAGGAGTGAGATACAATATCAAAATGCCGGCCATGATAATCGAAAAACTGATGAGGCCCAGCATGACTGCAAAAATCTCATGCATAAAAACAGCGATGATCAAAATCAATCTCCAATGCTTCTTCGGCGCAAACAGTGCCGCGAAGATGACAATTTGAACCAGCAGCGTCCCCCATGTCGGAATCACCACGAACGGACTTGTTACAATTGGCTTCGTTAACGCCTGAAAAAAGCCGTTGAAGCCAATGGTTTTTTCCTGGGCGAAATAATAGACGGCCGTTCCGTCCACCCATTCCTGCTGAGATAGCTTAGCGACGGTAGAGTGAAAATAAAGCACCGCCACTTGGATTCTGATCACAAAATAAGAAATAAAAGCTGTTATTTTTCCAAGTGTTCTTTTGCCCTCTATAGGTCTCGTACTCCAATGCCATTTTCTCGGATCGGTCAGCGTGATGGGAAGCAATAAAAAGGTCATGACTGCTGCTGCCTGCTCGCCTCCGTCGATGACGATCAGCGATGACTGCAGGCTGTAACTGACATACCAATGCAGAACCCCGGTGATTCTGGGGCGCCAGCCAATGACAACAAGCACCAGAATGGCAATGCAGACCCATCTGAAAAGATTTAACATCATATAGTTATTTTCGCCGAGACAAAAGAGACTGAGATTCATTTTACAAGCTGGATAGCTGCTGATCCCGCTGGCTGGCTTCATAATGAGGCTCGGGTGATTGATGAGCAGCGTCAGCAGGCTGGATAGCGCAATGATGCTTCGCGCGAGGCCATATACATTTGTCCACGGGTTTCTTTCGTCCCATCTGGTGATGGTCTGTTTTATGTTTTCGAGCATGAGATCACAACCTTGACTATGCTTTTTACCTGATAAGACGAAGGGGTATATTTAGAATAGCTCCAAGGAACAATATCCTCTTTCGTCAAATAGTAGCTGCCACAAAGCAGCGGGCGGGGAGCGGGTGTTTTTAATTGCACGGTTTTGGCTTTGCTTTTGCATGCGCCGAGGTCCTTTTCTTTACATGCTGTCCACTGTTCCTTGCCGACTTGGCTGTAGATCACGCCCATTTCAACGCCTTGTGACCGCCCATACCGATACAGGCCGAATAGGTTGTCAGCCCTCATATTGGGCCATCTGACCTTGGCGCTGGCATTTTCAGCCTCATATAAGCCGATTGCAGTATCACGCGGATTTTTGCTAAAAAAGCCCCAGCCCTGAGGGAGGATGCTGGACATGAGAAATTTGGAGTCCTTTGTCAGCGGAATCGGGGTTGTCCCTAAGCTGCCAATAATAGAAAACAGAAATAGCGAACCCCAAAGGATTGAAAAAATGACAAAAAATGATATCGATTTCTGCATTCGACTGCTCCTTTTAACCTGAAGAATCGTTTTTACACTTTTCATAATATAAAAACATTTATGTAATAAAAAGGTTAAAAAGTATGAGAAATTCCATTTTTGTTAAAAGGAAAAACAGGACATTTTACACTGCTATATGTGATTGATATATAGTGTTTTTTTCGATATATTTAAACCATGAAAACGAATCAAGTTAATGACCGCTGGATTGTTCAATTTCGAAAAGGGATTTTCGAGCTGGCCATCCTATCCCTTCTGCGTTCTAAACCGATGTACGGTTATGAGCTGACGTCATCCTTAAAAACCACCTCGGCGCTGGCTATTTCAGAGGGAGCGATTTATCCGATTTTGAAACGTATGACCGAGAAGGGATGGATCGAATTTTTTTGGGAAGATTCACTGGACGGCCCGAAAAGAAAGTATTACAAAATGACGCAAAAAGGAGAAGAAATGTTAAAAGAACGGCTGGAGAAATACCTGGAAACCCATCAAGCCTTACTGTCTTTATCGGGGGATTTGCTATGAATGGACAGCTTATCATTGACCGATACATGGAGGAACTAAATGCAGAGCTGGCGAATATGCCTGATGTAGAGAGAGAAAACGCTATCGACGAATTAAAGGGGCATATCACCGCTTTCGTTCAAGACAGAATCAAAGCCGGCCTTAGTGAAGAGGAACTGCAGGAAGCTGTTGAATCTGAATTTTCTCATCCGAAGGAGCTTGCCGAATTGATGATGGGTGATGGGGGAGAGACGAAAAGGAGGAGGTCTTTATTGGGCAAAAGCTGGATTTCGGTCCTTCTCATTGTCACG from Bacillus subtilis subsp. subtilis str. 168 encodes the following:
- the yizB gene encoding putative transcriptional regulator (Evidence 3: Putative function from multiple computational evidences; PubMedId: 23504016; Product type r: regulator); protein product: MKTNQVNDRWIVQFRKGIFELAILSLLRSKPMYGYELTSSLKTTSALAISEGAIYPILKRMTEKGWIEFFWEDSLDGPKRKYYKMTQKGEEMLKERLEKYLETHQALLSLSGDLL
- the yitP gene encoding hypothetical protein (Evidence 4: Unknown function but conserved in other organisms; PubMedId: 6289325, 11557812), with the protein product MQKSISFFVIFSILWGSLFLFSIIGSLGTTPIPLTKDSKFLMSSILPQGWGFFSKNPRDTAIGLYEAENASAKVRWPNMRADNLFGLYRYGRSQGVEMGVIYSQVGKEQWTACKEKDLGACKSKAKTVQLKTPAPRPLLCGSYYLTKEDIVPWSYSKYTPSSYQVKSIVKVVISCSKT
- the yitM gene encoding hypothetical protein (Evidence 4: Unknown function but conserved in other organisms; PubMedId: 11557812), whose product is MKKAFLVFLSVVLVTTVFLVKQQESVAQAKQLEYSGEEIFKGFVFAQGEVGKQLPEVFNKAMTDKLNTKQAKAFANQVVADIKKEDADFFDNLKKAVYSKDALKVDELLKKAGQIVEEKVEAAKEIAASKDDTSRVQAELVNTVDTANYFYYVSYVAAAGALILIILAIDITPIAISDNVDREMAIRTLVDELN
- the yitQ gene encoding hypothetical protein (Evidence 4: Unknown function but conserved in other organisms; PubMedId: 23504016) produces the protein MNGQLIIDRYMEELNAELANMPDVERENAIDELKGHITAFVQDRIKAGLSEEELQEAVESEFSHPKELAELMMGDGGETKRRRSLLGKSWISVLLIVTIIALPLLPSDFRHLPLAVYLMVLAGYVWKRKKLVMFAGVRKNKMRSQKEIVKISRVGAVYLLFLAVVLLLSPFLNALVVLLLIAVSCAAFFLFLNIK
- the yitO gene encoding putative integral inner membrane protein with HTTM domain (Evidence 3: Putative function from multiple computational evidences; PubMedId: 11557812, 15849754, 16850406; Product type m: membrane component); translated protein: MLENIKQTITRWDERNPWTNVYGLARSIIALSSLLTLLINHPSLIMKPASGISSYPACKMNLSLFCLGENNYMMLNLFRWVCIAILVLVVIGWRPRITGVLHWYVSYSLQSSLIVIDGGEQAAAVMTFLLLPITLTDPRKWHWSTRPIEGKRTLGKITAFISYFVIRIQVAVLYFHSTVAKLSQQEWVDGTAVYYFAQEKTIGFNGFFQALTKPIVTSPFVVIPTWGTLLVQIVIFAALFAPKKHWRLILIIAVFMHEIFAVMLGLISFSIIMAGILILYLTPIDSTIQFTYIRRLLWNKKHKKGEVSV
- the samT gene encoding bifunctional homocysteine S-methyltransferase using (R,S)AdoMet and methylenetetrahydrofolate reductase [NAD(P)H] (Evidence 2a: Function from experimental evidences in other organisms; PubMedId: 10094622, 17264075, 20421295, 20951706, 26233166; Product type e: enzyme), which produces MGLLEDLQRQVLIGDGAMGTLLYSYGIDRCFEELNISKPEEIQRIHKAYVEAGANIIQTNTYGANYIKLSRHGLEDDIKKMNQEAVKIARASAGDAYVLGTMGGIRTFNKNAYSLDEIKRSFREQLYLLLHEEPDGLLLETYYDLEEAREVLKIARKETDLPIMLNVSMHEQGVLQDGTPLSDALRSIADLGADIVGINCRLGPYHMIEALSEVPIFDDVFLSVYPNSSLPSLEEGRLVYETDDTYFQNSASEFRKQGARIIGGCCGTTPNHIRAMAEAVGGLAPITEKEVKTRAKEFISVHHERTEPGLDEIAAKKRSIIVELDPPKKLSFDKFLSAAAELKEAGIDALTLADNSLATPRISNVACGALVKQQLDMRSLVHITCRDRNIIGLQSHLMGLDTLGLNDVLAITGDPSKIGDFPGATSVYDLTSFDLIRLIKQFNEGLSLSGKPLGKKTNFSVAAAFNPNVRHLDKAVKRLEKKIDCGADYFVSQPVYSEQQLVDIHNETKHLKTPIYIGIMPLTSSRNAEFIHNEIPGIKLSDTIREKMAHAGEDKEKQKAEGLAIARSLLDTACELFNGIYLITPFLRSDLTAELTSYIQQKDEQRQNIFLH
- the yitK gene encoding putative RNA or cyclic d-GMP binding protein (Evidence 3: Putative function from multiple computational evidences; PubMedId: 12943362, 25329577; Product type e: enzyme), which produces MAKESSFDIVSKVELPEVQNAIQIALKEISTRYDFKGSKSDISLDKEELVLVSDDEFKLSQLKDVLVSKLIKRNVPTKNIDYGKVENASGGTVRQRAKLVQGIDKDNAKKINTIIKNSGLKVKSQVQDDQVRVTGKNKDDLQQIISAVRGADLPIDVQFINFR
- the yitL gene encoding RNA-binding protein (Evidence 2a: Function from experimental evidences in other organisms; PubMedId: 20399190; Product type f : factor), yielding MLTKSAENKRNRKDDSMRPGQQLTLSIDHQTDFGYFLTDGEDTILLHNSEMTEDIEDRDEVEVFIYVDQQERLAATMKIPIISADEYGWVEVVDKVEDMGVFVDVGLSKDALVATEHLPPYEDVWPQKGDKLYCMLKVTNRGRMFAKPAPEDIISELFTDASEDLMNKELTGTVYRLIASGSFVITDDGIRCFIHPSERKEEPRLGSRVTGRVIQVKEDGSVNLSLLPRKQDAMSVDAECILTYMRMRNGAMPYSDKSQPDDIRERFNMSKAAFKRALGHLMKNGKVYQENGWTYEKK